In Styela clava chromosome 14, kaStyClav1.hap1.2, whole genome shotgun sequence, the following are encoded in one genomic region:
- the LOC120340643 gene encoding U7 snRNA-associated Sm-like protein LSm11 — MSTDPTSSDFDPLLALYSSDNEPQTSDVKVFDNIAMFEGSLKRQQHSEKTKNAPGSSKRSQKSFSQRKRMEEEARNRDLGKLKEFMEMRKKIDRGEKPEDEKPEKKVRSQRTRTRKTLFTSMEKLSEGPYSLIHRIVREHLRCNVYVRDFCGLRGVCSGYVVAFDRFTNLAMVDVDETFRKPPLGRVADHQKQLNVASLMDAMKNISLGKTSSKVTQFKKTVQHRATTGVQIVATASDKKKPSTELPSSSKTKIKVVGKDYFKPEVFHGGTPQLYHRHLDNLFVRGDSIVLVSLK; from the exons ATGAGCACTGACCCTACTTCATCAGACTTCGATCCCTTGTTGGCTCTATATTCAAGTGATAATGAACCACAGACCAGCGATGTCAAGGTTTTCGATAATATTGCAATGTTTGAAGGTAGCTTGAAAAGGCAGCAACATTCAGAGAAAACG AAAAATGCACCAGGATCCTCGAAAAGAAGTCAAAAAAGTTTTTCACAAAGAAAGAGAATGGAAGAAGAAGCGAGGAACAGAGATCTCGGAAAATTAAAAGAATTTATGGAAATGAGGAAAAAGATTGATAGAGGGGAAAAACCTGA GGATGAAAAACCAGAGAAAAAAGTTAGATCTCAAAGAACTCGAACAAGAAAAACACTTTTTACTTCAATGGAAA AGCTGAGTGAAGGCCCATACAGTCTAATACATCGGATTGTAAGAGAGCATTTGAGATGTAATGTTTATGTTCGAGATTTTTGTGGACTGCGAGGTGTTTGCAGTGGATATGTGGTTGCATTTGATCGATTCACTAATTTG GCGATGGTTGACGTTGATGAAACTTTTCGAAAACCACCTTTGGGAAGAGTTGCTGATCATCAAAAACAACTTAATGTTGCTTCA CTAATGGATGCTATGAAGAATATAAGTCTGG GCAAGACCAGTTCCAAAGTAACACAATTCAAGAAAACTGTGCAACATAGAGCAACAACTGGTGTACAAATTGTTGCAACAGCTTCTGATAAAAAGAAGCCAAGCACAGAGCTCCCTTCAAGCAGTAAAACGAAAATCAAAGTTGTTGGAAAGGATTATTTTAAGCCTGAAGTTTTTCACGGGGGAACACCACAGCTTTATCATCGGCACCTGGATAATCTTTTTGTCAGAGGTGATAGTATTGTCTTGGTGTCTTTGAAATGA